The Pan paniscus chromosome 1, NHGRI_mPanPan1-v2.0_pri, whole genome shotgun sequence genome has a segment encoding these proteins:
- the LOC129394955 gene encoding uncharacterized protein LOC129394955 codes for MHQGQRYAGAAVTSETEVIWAEPLPPGTSAQKAELIALTRALTLGARKKLTVYTDSRYAFATVHIHGAIYRERGLLTAKGKEIKNKQEILALLTALWRPEKLAIVHCPGHQKLTTPTAQGNFLADQTARNVAKAPSQLLALQLPDPGPRDLPYFPEYSEQDLQWIDKLPLKQIQNGWWTDTNDQTILPEKLGQQVLEHIHRTTHLGARRMIDRIRRSKLKIRHIAETASSIVTRCKVCQLNNAYPQSQAATGTRLRGTRPGIYWEVDFTEIKPGKYGYRYLLVFVDTFSGWTEAFPTKRETAQVVAKKILEDILPRYGFPIQIGSDNGPAFVTKVSQDLASILGANWKLHCAYRPQSSGQVERMNRTLKETLTKLTIETGANWVVLLPYALFRARNTPYKLGLTPYEIMYGRPPPLVPSLKDDLLKSETENVSEFLFSLQSLTENSPRNLAQAERAI; via the coding sequence atgcatcaaggccagaggtacgctggagcggcagtaacttcagagactgaggtaatctgggcagaacccctgcccccggggacatcggcccagaaggccgaactgatagcgctcacccgagctcttaccttaggggcgaggaaaaagctgacagtatatacagacagccgatatgcttttgcaacggtgcatatacatggggccatttacagggagcgagggttactgacggctaaaggaaaagagataaaaaacaagcaagagatcctagccctgctaacagccctatggaggccagaaaaattagccattgtacattgcccagggcatcagaaactaactactccaactgctcaaggcaactttctggcagaccaaactgcaaggaatgtggcgaaggctcccagccaactccttgcactccagctccctgacccgggcccccgggacttgccatatttccctgaatattcagaacaagatctccagtggattgacaaacttcccctgaaacaaatccagaatgggtggtggactgatactaatgaccaaaccatcctaccagaaaaattaggacaacaggtgttagaacacatccaccgaaccacccacctgggggcccggcggatgatagaccggatcagacgctccaagctcaaaatcagacatatagctgagacggccagcagtatcgtgacacgttgcaaagtctgccagcttaacaacgcatacccccaatctcaagctgcaacaggaacaaggctcaggggaaccaggcccggtatctactgggaagtagattttactgaaataaagccaggaaagtacgggtaccggtacttacttgtctttgtagatactttttcagggtggactgaagcattcccaaccaaaagagaaactgctcaggtcgtagcaaagaaaattctggaagatatccttcccaggtatggcttccccatccagatagggtcagataatgggcccgctttcgtcactaaggtaagtcaggacttggcttccatccttggggcaaattggaaactacattgcgcttacaggccccagagttcaggacaggtagaaaggatgaatcggaccttaaaagagaccttaactaaattgactatagagactggcgctaattgggtagtccttctcccctatgctctgttccgggcccgtaataccccttacaaactgggccttaccccttacgaaatcatgtatggcagacctccacccctggttcctagcttaaaagatgacctgcttaagtctgaaacagaaaatgtctctgaattcttattttccttacaaagtcttacagaaaattcaccaagaaatctggcccaagctgaaagagctatatga
- the CIMAP3 gene encoding ciliary microtubule-associated protein 3 isoform X2, with amino-acid sequence MCFSRADAADNYPFGTCQQRKLFPHFHPPNLIGNKFVPLRGSPHRGPGCYFSDGYGLAYDLSKIPTSIKGYTLGARTAVRFKPIQKEMTPHAGRYQNVSPQQEKHKQNFAPFNVLVPRFKNYPKDTYYPSPGAYNPEKKPPPKIAWPMKFGSPDWAQVPCLQKRTLKAELSTDKDFRKHRNRVAYLSLYYN; translated from the exons ATGTGCTTCAGCAGAGCAG ACGCTGCGGATAACTACCCTTTTGGAACATGTCAACAGAGGAAACTTTTTCCTCACTTCCATCCCCCAAATTTGATTGGGAACAAGTTTGTCCCTCTTAGGGGATCACCCCACAGAGGGCCTGGGTGTTATTTTTCAGAT GGATATGGCTTGGCATACGACTTATCTAAGATCCCAACCAGTATAAAAGGATATACTTTGGGAGCCAGAACAGCTGTGAGGTTTAAGCCAATACAGAAG GAAATGACACCTCATGCAGGCAGGTACCAGAACGTAAGTCCTCAGcaggaaaaacacaaacaaaattttGCTCCATTTAATGTCTTGGTGCCTCGATTTAAGAACTACCCAAAGGACACTTACTATCCCAG cccTGGTGCATACAACCCAGAGAAGAAGCCACCACCAAAAATTGCCTGGCCAATGAAATTTGGATCTCCAGACTGGGCTCAGGTTCCATGTCTACAGAAAAGAACCCTAAAAGCTGAG CTGTCCACAGACAAAGACTTTAGAAAGCATCGGAACCGTGTGGCCTACCTAAGCCTGTATTATAATTGA
- the CIMAP3 gene encoding ciliary microtubule-associated protein 3 isoform X1 — protein sequence MEIIHERSRLTGSSPEDLFLPRMTEESRRSMLSSLPGSLRGNKTISWIRQPYIWNFDAADNYPFGTCQQRKLFPHFHPPNLIGNKFVPLRGSPHRGPGCYFSDGYGLAYDLSKIPTSIKGYTLGARTAVRFKPIQKEMTPHAGRYQNVSPQQEKHKQNFAPFNVLVPRFKNYPKDTYYPSPGAYNPEKKPPPKIAWPMKFGSPDWAQVPCLQKRTLKAELSTDKDFRKHRNRVAYLSLYYN from the exons ATGGAAATAATACATGAGAGATCCAGGCTTACTGGAAGTTCCCCTGAGGACCTGTTCTTGCCCAGAATGACTGAGGAATCCAGAAGGTCCATGCTATCTTCTCTACCTGGGAGCTTGAGAGGCAACAAAACCATATCATGGATCAGACAGCCATACATCTGGAACTTTG ACGCTGCGGATAACTACCCTTTTGGAACATGTCAACAGAGGAAACTTTTTCCTCACTTCCATCCCCCAAATTTGATTGGGAACAAGTTTGTCCCTCTTAGGGGATCACCCCACAGAGGGCCTGGGTGTTATTTTTCAGAT GGATATGGCTTGGCATACGACTTATCTAAGATCCCAACCAGTATAAAAGGATATACTTTGGGAGCCAGAACAGCTGTGAGGTTTAAGCCAATACAGAAG GAAATGACACCTCATGCAGGCAGGTACCAGAACGTAAGTCCTCAGcaggaaaaacacaaacaaaattttGCTCCATTTAATGTCTTGGTGCCTCGATTTAAGAACTACCCAAAGGACACTTACTATCCCAG cccTGGTGCATACAACCCAGAGAAGAAGCCACCACCAAAAATTGCCTGGCCAATGAAATTTGGATCTCCAGACTGGGCTCAGGTTCCATGTCTACAGAAAAGAACCCTAAAAGCTGAG CTGTCCACAGACAAAGACTTTAGAAAGCATCGGAACCGTGTGGCCTACCTAAGCCTGTATTATAATTGA